The window TCTGCCGGGGATTGACGAGGTCAACTTTTGGCAACCGGGAGGCAATCGAAGATTTAGAGCGTTGAATCCCGGTGAACCTTTTCTTTTCAAGCTTCACAGTCCGTATAATTTCATTGTCGGCGGCGGGTTCTTCGCCTACAGCGAGTTATTTCCCTGCAGCTTCGCGTGGACAGCGTTTGCTGAGAAGAATGGTGCCGCGTCATTGGGGGAGATGAGAGAGAGGATCGAGAGATATCGAAGAACCCCTCCGACAAGGGACGATTATTATGTTGGTTGCATCCTCCTCGAACAACCTTTCTTCTTCGAAAGGCGCGACTGGATTACAGCGCCGGAGAACTGGAGTAACAGTATCGTTCAGGGCAAACGGTACGATTTGGTTTCAGGAATAGGAAAACGCCTTTGGGATCAGGTACAGGATAGGCTCCGCTCGGAAAACTATAGAGGTAAGCTGTCTCAGGCAGGCCCTGAACCCATGATCCGCTACGGAGCGCCCCAGACAGTTTTGCCTCGCCTTGGCCAGGGAAGCTTTCGGGTCATGGTGACAGATGCCTATCAGAGGCGATGCGCGGTCACACAGGAAAGAACATTGCCGGCACTTGAAGCGAGCCACATCAAACCGTATTCTGACAATGGCCCCCACAAGATAGAAAACGGCATCCTCCTTCGATCCGACATACACCACCTTTTCGATAACGGGTACGTAACGATCACAACGGACCTGACATTCGAGGTGAGCAGACGCATCAAGGAAGAGTTTGAGAACGGCAGAGACTACTATGCCCTGAGCGGCCGGAGAATAGTGGTTCCTCAGAACAGTATGTTCCGACCGTCACCCGAGTTCATCACCTGGCACAATGAAAACAAGTATCTGGGGTAGGATTGGCTGAGACGCGAGAGAGACAGAGATCTTTCCTGAGAAAGCAATGCAGAGATTGTTTCAGCTTCCGCATTCGTGAACAAAAGGCATTTCCTTTTCGGCGGATTTCTTGTACCATATTAGCGAAAGCTCTCAAGTTACTTCAATACTGACAAGCATCTCAGAGCTTCATAGGCGAGCGCAAAGGGGACCCGATGAAGCGATCACAGGCCGATTATTGCCGGGGTAATAGTTGAGCACAGATCTAACCTTTCTCACCAACGAAGATGGTTACGACCTCAAAGGTCGCTTCCAAGCCCTGATCAAGGACACTCGTTTCTTTGACTGTCTGGTGGGGTATTTCTATACGAGCGGGTTCTTTCATGTCTACAAGCCGCTGGAGAAAACGGAGAAAGTGCGCGTCTTGATAGGCATCAGCACGGACAGAAGCACTTTCGATCTGATCGACCAGGCAAAAGGTCCCGTTCAACAGGAACTCCAATTCTCTCACGCGGAGGTTAAGCAAAGGCTTGAGGGTGAGATTGAGAAAGAGTTCGAGTATTCGGAAGACAATCAGAGCGTCGAGGAAGGGGTAGAGAAGTTCATCGAGTGGATACGGAATGGTAAGCTGGAGATCAAGGCTTATCCTTCCTCCAACATCCACGCCAAGGTCTATATCATGACCTTTGCCGAAGGCGACCGTGATAAGGGGCGTGTGATCACCGGTTCCAGCAATTTTACTCAGGCGGGCCTTCTCGACAATCTGGAATTCAACGTCGAATTGAAGAACCGTGCCGATTATGATTTTGCACTCAGAAAGTTCAATGAACTCTGGGCCGACGCCGTTGATGTCAGCGAGAAATATGTGGATACCGTCAAGACAAAGACATGGCTCAATCAGTCCATTACGCCCTACGAGCTTTACCTGAAGTTCCTTTATGAATATTTCAAGGACGAGCTCAGCCTGACCGATGAAGTTTTTGTCCGCTATTTGCCGGAAGATTTCATGAAACTGGAATACCAGGAACAGGCTGTCCTCAATGCGAAGAAGATCCTTGAAGAGTATGGGGGAGTGTTCATATCCGACGTCGTTGGTCTCGGAAAGACCTATATTGCGGCGATGTTGGCCGGACAACTGGATGGCAGGACGCTTGTCCTCGCTCCGCCGGTTCTTCTTGATACAGGTAACCCCGGTTCGTGGAGCAACGTCTTTTCCGATTTTCGCGCTCCCGCAGATTTTCAGTCTGTCGGAAAGCTGGATGAACTCCTCAGAAAGGGTGTCGAGAAATACACCAATGTGATCGTTGATGAGGCCCACCGTTTTCGTACAGAGTCCAACGTGACCTATGAAAAGCTGGCGGAGGTGTGCAGGGGCAAGAGGGTCATCCTTGTGACCGCTACCCCGTACAATAATTCGCCGAAGGATATTCTCAGCCAGATAAAACTCTTCCAGAACGC is drawn from Syntrophorhabdaceae bacterium and contains these coding sequences:
- a CDS encoding HNH endonuclease; protein product: MIRYGAPQTVLPRLGQGSFRVMVTDAYQRRCAVTQERTLPALEASHIKPYSDNGPHKIENGILLRSDIHHLFDNGYVTITTDLTFEVSRRIKEEFENGRDYYALSGRRIVVPQNSMFRPSPEFITWHNENKYLG